GGCTTGCAGTTGCTGAATTTCAGCCGTCAGGGCTTCTCGTTCTTGATGCAGACGCTCAATATCAGCCCGAATCGGCTGCACAATGTGCGATCGCAGGTATCCCATTTCTTGCAACACCGCTTGCAAGACCTGTTGGGCAGACTCTTCGGCCACCTGACTTGATACTGCCGATAGCTGTTGCGTCGTTTCACGTTCCGCCGTCGCTTGGCTTTGCAGGGTAGCCAGGTATTGACGCGTTTGCTCAAGAACACGACGCTGTTGCACTGCCTCGCCGGACATGACCCACGGCAGGCGAGTGTTGGTTTTGCTCAACACCGCGTCGATTTCATCAATCAGAGTTTGAATGTGAGTGGCTTGAGGGGTCACAGCAAAATTCCAAACGAAAGGGCAACACACCAACAGTGGCGAAGGTAGGATCCCAACGTCTACCAGGAAAGGCTTCCTTGACCTGAGCGGTTCCTTGCCTAAATAGTACTTGAGTTCACAAATTCAGTTCTACTCATAAATCAATAGCGACTACGCTGAGCACACCTATAGGTTTAGGATGCCCAAAATTTCACCCGAAATCTTACTATAGTTGACTGCCCATTACACCTATATCCTGACAATCATGAGAATCAAAAACCGGAAAAAATTTGGCTATCTTAACGGAAAACTTTATGCTAAGCGGTTTGGATGCTTGCCAGCCGTGCCTCCAGAGCAGACGACATAAAAATTGATATTTCTGGGGGCTGCCGCTAGGCACGGCGGTAATTCCTTGCCGTGGACGGGATGAATGTTTGTAAACTTATATTAAGTATTAAGTCCCGACTGCGATTGGGTTGGGACGAACGTTAATTCCGCACGGTAGGACGACAGAAATGGTGGTTTCTCGACGAACAGTTTTAACGTGGATTGGAGGGTGGATGGTGGCGATCGCCCTTGTGATGGGTATCAGTGCGCCACAAGCATGGGCATTGGGCGGAGAACAGCCTCCACTTTATGCACCTGCCCCCGACTTTACCCTACCCAGCAACAGCGGCGATGGCGAAATCTCGTTGCAAGACTACCGGGGACAGTGGGTTGTGGTGTATTTCTATCCCAAGGATTTCACCCCAGGCTGCACCTTAGAGGCTCAGCGCTTCCAGCGAGATTTGGCTGAATACCAAGCCCGAAACACTCAGATCTTGGGGATTAGTGTGGATGACGTGGATTCCCATGCTGAGTTTTGCGACTCGGAAGGACTCCGGTTTCCATTATTAGCCGATGTGGATGGAACCGTCAGCAAAGCCTACGGGTCTTGGCTTGGCTATTCCTCACTGCGTCACACCTATATCGTTGACCCGGATG
This window of the Synechococcales cyanobacterium T60_A2020_003 genome carries:
- a CDS encoding peroxiredoxin, giving the protein MVVSRRTVLTWIGGWMVAIALVMGISAPQAWALGGEQPPLYAPAPDFTLPSNSGDGEISLQDYRGQWVVVYFYPKDFTPGCTLEAQRFQRDLAEYQARNTQILGISVDDVDSHAEFCDSEGLRFPLLADVDGTVSKAYGSWLGYSSLRHTYIVDPDGILQERFLGVRPAIHSQEVLARLDELQAEAQQGV